From one Ostreibacterium oceani genomic stretch:
- a CDS encoding N-acetylmuramoyl-L-alanine amidase — protein MIDKKTLYPLFAPFSVPRLPLRCSSRCSSRFALRLAPWLTALTLILLACFSTLAQANNQIDQLRANAREDKLQIVLDTKTAPTFNAFALSNPTRIVVDVTATPATGYKNTLAFKNRGVSRVRTGQRSDNETRIVLDLNVDYRWQVYAMRPEGSRGHRVVIDVFDQGGQQNKQPTRQPTPNPNTANQGLLAIQLESLTPGDPDIKQTPTPQPASQPSPAATNASIALATTAPKSAPPRQDNNSNNSNTIASINAPTIDTTAVVPNKNQIVIMIDPGHGGKDPGAIGPGGTYEKDIVLQVGKRLQKKIDAMPNKRAVMTRSTDKYLTLRQRLALARKHNADLFVSIHADACAQCSASGSSVYILSTRGASSEAARWLAQKHTADELKYGVDINDYDKDISKVLMQIQQDATIESSYVLAKKTLRHMKAVGRNHKKQVERAGFAVLKSPDIPSILVETAFISNAEEEKKLKTTRYQEKIATAIAEGVEAYFQEHLPQHLLLINAP, from the coding sequence ATGATAGATAAAAAAACGCTTTACCCATTGTTTGCGCCATTCTCAGTACCACGTCTTCCGCTGCGTTGTTCGTCGCGTTGTTCGTCGCGTTTTGCGCTTCGGCTTGCCCCATGGTTGACTGCGCTGACCCTCATTCTGCTTGCCTGTTTTTCGACCTTAGCACAGGCAAATAATCAAATCGATCAACTTCGAGCCAACGCCAGAGAAGACAAACTACAAATCGTCCTCGACACCAAAACAGCACCGACATTTAATGCGTTTGCTTTGTCCAACCCCACACGAATCGTTGTCGACGTTACCGCCACACCGGCAACAGGGTACAAAAACACACTTGCCTTCAAAAACCGTGGCGTATCCCGCGTTCGCACGGGACAACGGTCGGATAATGAGACACGTATTGTCCTAGATTTGAATGTCGATTATCGCTGGCAGGTCTATGCCATGCGCCCAGAAGGTAGCCGCGGCCACCGTGTGGTTATTGACGTATTTGATCAGGGTGGCCAGCAAAATAAGCAACCAACACGGCAACCAACACCTAACCCAAACACCGCCAATCAAGGCCTTTTGGCGATTCAACTGGAGTCACTGACACCAGGTGACCCCGACATAAAACAAACACCAACACCGCAACCCGCATCACAACCAAGCCCAGCAGCCACGAATGCTTCGATCGCGCTAGCAACAACAGCACCTAAAAGCGCACCGCCACGACAAGACAACAACTCTAACAATAGCAACACGATTGCCAGCATCAATGCACCAACGATTGACACAACGGCTGTCGTACCCAATAAAAACCAAATCGTTATCATGATAGATCCAGGTCATGGCGGCAAGGACCCAGGTGCGATTGGCCCTGGCGGCACCTATGAAAAAGATATCGTGCTACAGGTGGGTAAACGCTTACAGAAAAAAATTGATGCCATGCCAAACAAACGCGCGGTCATGACACGTTCAACCGACAAATACCTAACCCTGCGCCAACGCCTAGCACTAGCACGCAAGCACAATGCAGATTTATTCGTGAGTATTCATGCAGACGCTTGCGCACAGTGCAGCGCCAGCGGCTCTTCTGTTTATATTCTATCAACCCGTGGTGCCTCATCCGAAGCCGCCAGATGGCTCGCACAAAAACACACCGCCGATGAACTCAAATACGGCGTGGATATTAATGACTACGACAAAGATATCAGCAAAGTTCTGATGCAAATTCAACAAGACGCGACCATAGAATCAAGCTATGTATTAGCCAAAAAAACCCTACGCCATATGAAAGCAGTCGGGCGCAACCACAAAAAACAAGTTGAACGCGCGGGCTTTGCGGTATTGAAGTCACCCGACATTCCGTCTATTTTGGTTGAAACGGCGTTTATTTCAAACGCAGAAGAGGAGAAAAAACTCAAAACGACGCGTTACCAAGAGAAAATTGCCACCGCCATCGCTGAAGGGGTCGAGGCCTATTTCCAAGAGCATTTACCTCAGCACTTACTGCTGATTAATGCGCCGTAA
- the gcvT gene encoding glycine cleavage system aminomethyltransferase GcvT — MPELLTTPLNSLHQQLGAKLVAFAGYEMPVQYPAGILQEHRQTRTSASLFDVSHMGQILLSGEGVDDALEAILPISVKGLKVNRQRYGFFTLDNGGILDDLMLAKVDDNTFYLVINASRQAEDTAHLRQHLAQFTMTPLADYALLALQGPNAVDALGKHIPGVEAMRFMDSQSFDWQGTALRISRSGYTGEDGFEISLPATHAEQFARLLLADEAVEMAGLGARDSLRLEAGLCLYGNDIDESTTPIAAGLQWAIQPVRRAGGERAGGFIGDTVILSEMQHGTAQQLVGLTVSGKAPVRTGGLLVNAQGDTIGRITSGCFAATVDAPIAMGYVDTAFLASQQPIFAALRQKQIPVTLTDLPFVPHRYYRG; from the coding sequence ATGCCTGAATTATTAACAACTCCATTAAATTCGTTGCATCAGCAGCTCGGTGCCAAACTGGTCGCATTTGCAGGCTATGAGATGCCCGTGCAATACCCAGCTGGTATTTTACAAGAGCATCGGCAAACCCGAACCAGCGCAAGCCTTTTTGATGTATCGCATATGGGGCAAATACTGCTATCGGGCGAAGGCGTGGATGATGCATTAGAGGCTATCCTACCGATTTCAGTCAAGGGCTTAAAAGTCAATCGCCAACGCTATGGTTTTTTCACATTAGACAATGGCGGTATTTTGGATGATTTGATGCTGGCTAAGGTCGATGACAACACGTTTTACCTAGTGATTAATGCCTCTCGCCAAGCCGAAGATACCGCGCATTTGCGCCAACATTTAGCACAATTTACGATGACGCCGCTAGCGGATTATGCGCTGCTGGCATTGCAAGGGCCCAACGCTGTTGACGCACTGGGCAAACACATTCCAGGCGTTGAAGCGATGCGGTTTATGGATTCACAGTCATTTGATTGGCAAGGGACGGCGCTACGAATTTCACGCTCGGGCTACACGGGTGAAGACGGGTTTGAGATTTCACTGCCCGCAACGCATGCCGAGCAATTTGCGCGGTTGTTGCTCGCCGACGAAGCGGTTGAAATGGCAGGGCTTGGTGCGCGTGATTCGTTGCGGTTAGAGGCAGGGCTTTGCTTGTACGGAAATGATATTGACGAATCAACCACACCGATTGCGGCGGGTCTTCAGTGGGCGATTCAACCCGTACGCCGTGCAGGCGGTGAGCGCGCTGGTGGCTTTATTGGCGATACAGTGATTTTGTCAGAAATGCAACACGGTACCGCTCAACAATTAGTTGGCTTGACGGTATCGGGCAAAGCCCCCGTTCGCACAGGGGGCTTGTTGGTCAATGCGCAAGGCGATACCATCGGGCGCATTACTTCGGGGTGTTTTGCCGCCACAGTTGATGCGCCGATTGCTATGGGCTACGTTGATACGGCTTTTTTAGCCAGTCAGCAGCCAATATTTGCAGCACTTAGGCAAAAACAAATTCCAGTGACACTGACCGATTTGCCGTTTGTGCCGCATCGCTATTATCGTGGATGA
- the gcvH gene encoding glycine cleavage system protein GcvH has translation MKKYFTQDHEWIAIDGDTATVGITDYAQDQLGDVVFVELPEIDDEVAQGDEACVIESVKAAGEVHSPVSGKVVEVNSQLEDEPGLINRAAESDGWVYKMTVTDPSELDELMDTAAYQDFLA, from the coding sequence ATGAAAAAATATTTCACCCAAGATCATGAATGGATTGCTATTGACGGAGACACGGCAACGGTCGGAATCACCGACTATGCACAAGACCAACTTGGCGATGTGGTTTTTGTCGAATTACCAGAGATCGATGACGAGGTTGCGCAAGGCGATGAAGCTTGCGTCATTGAATCAGTCAAAGCCGCAGGGGAAGTGCATTCGCCTGTTAGTGGCAAAGTAGTCGAAGTCAATAGCCAATTAGAAGATGAACCAGGCTTGATTAATCGTGCGGCCGAAAGCGATGGCTGGGTTTACAAGATGACCGTCACAGACCCATCGGAGTTAGATGAATTGATGGATACAGCGGCTTACCAAGACTTTTTAGCCTAG
- the gcvP gene encoding aminomethyl-transferring glycine dehydrogenase, whose product MSTPITDHQSIQSFVRRHLGPRVKDQQTMLDYLGFDSLTELAHRIVPDDIERTTPLDIAPAISEVDALSRLKTLADKNQVYRSLIGMGYYDTHTPAVIARNIFENPGWYTSYTPYQPEISQGRLEALMNFQTMVSDLTGFDIANASMLDEATAAAEAMTFCQRASKSKATQFFVDKGVHPQTLDVVKTRAVPLGIDVVVGNAMTDLQPEAVFGVLLQYPDTTGEIRDYRELIASVQQHKGKVAMAADLLALTLLTPPGELGADIAVGNTQRFGVPLGFGGPHAAYMATSEKEKRNLPGRIVGVSIDSRGQPAYRLALQTREQHIRREKATSNICTAQALLAIMAGAYAVYHGPAKLKELATQIAHYTAQLKATLIKAGLTVVNSSAFDTLTLDFSEQTAQVDAIKARAEKQQINFAYRANHQISLSLDEVTTAQELATIVAIIAPEADLVSVEGSAVDDSAAGDEPATLPDSLPKKLWRTSTYLTHPVFNRYHSETSMMRYLRQLCDKDLALDRTMIPLGSCTMKLNAASELIPVSWPQFNRIHPFSPSSQYQGYIELFKDLEAMLCECTGYEAISLQPNSGAQGEYAGLLAINAYHQSRDESHRKVCLIPESAHGTNAASAAMVDMKVVVVKTDEQGNVDVNDLREKAEKYATELAATMVTYPSTHGVYEKAIREICDITHQYGGQVYLDGANLQAQVGLAAPGHYGADVSHLNLHKTFAIPHGGGGPGVGPIGVRKHLAPFLPNHVLTDLSHQGAAVSAAPWGSASILPISWMYITMLGGQGLTLASIVSMLNANYIAQRLREVGYQVLYADENNLVAHECIIDVRPFKESASVSVDDIAKRLMDFGFHAPTMSFPVPGTLMIEPTESESKAELDRFCDAMAQIYQEIQAVESGKYPADNNPLVNAPHTISDLVGDWNRPYSRAVAIYPVETLRYNKYFTPVNRVDNVYGDRHLVCTCPPMSAWQDDDI is encoded by the coding sequence ATGTCTACTCCAATTACTGATCATCAGTCGATACAGTCGTTTGTTCGCCGTCACTTAGGGCCTAGAGTCAAAGACCAACAGACGATGCTAGATTATTTAGGCTTTGATAGTCTGACTGAATTAGCACATCGAATTGTGCCTGATGATATTGAGCGCACGACACCCCTTGATATTGCGCCCGCTATTAGCGAGGTAGATGCGTTGAGTCGGCTAAAAACACTCGCCGACAAAAATCAGGTATACCGCTCATTAATTGGTATGGGGTACTATGATACCCATACACCAGCGGTTATTGCGCGTAATATTTTTGAAAATCCCGGGTGGTACACGTCGTACACGCCGTATCAACCTGAAATTTCTCAGGGGCGGCTTGAGGCGCTGATGAATTTTCAGACGATGGTGTCTGACTTGACAGGGTTTGATATTGCCAATGCATCCATGCTCGATGAAGCAACGGCTGCGGCAGAGGCCATGACATTTTGTCAGCGCGCCAGTAAATCCAAAGCGACTCAATTTTTTGTTGACAAGGGCGTGCATCCACAGACGCTCGATGTGGTTAAAACACGCGCCGTGCCGTTGGGGATTGACGTGGTTGTCGGCAACGCCATGACAGACTTACAGCCTGAAGCCGTATTCGGTGTCCTGTTGCAATATCCAGATACAACGGGTGAAATCCGAGATTATCGCGAATTAATTGCGAGCGTACAACAACACAAAGGGAAGGTCGCTATGGCGGCTGATTTGTTGGCCTTGACGTTATTGACGCCACCAGGTGAATTGGGTGCCGATATTGCCGTTGGAAATACGCAGCGTTTTGGCGTGCCGTTAGGTTTTGGTGGGCCGCACGCGGCTTATATGGCGACGTCCGAAAAAGAAAAGCGCAACCTCCCAGGGCGTATTGTCGGTGTTTCAATCGATAGCCGTGGGCAACCTGCCTATCGCTTAGCGTTGCAAACACGCGAACAGCATATTCGCCGTGAAAAAGCAACATCGAATATCTGTACGGCGCAGGCATTACTCGCGATTATGGCGGGTGCTTATGCCGTTTATCACGGCCCTGCAAAGCTCAAAGAACTCGCGACACAGATTGCACATTATACGGCACAATTAAAAGCAACGCTGATAAAAGCAGGCTTGACGGTGGTCAATTCATCGGCATTTGATACCCTTACGTTAGATTTTAGCGAACAAACCGCGCAGGTCGATGCGATTAAAGCACGCGCAGAAAAACAGCAAATTAATTTTGCCTACCGTGCGAATCACCAAATTTCATTGTCTTTGGATGAAGTGACAACGGCCCAAGAGTTAGCGACAATTGTCGCCATTATTGCGCCTGAGGCGGATTTGGTCAGCGTTGAGGGCAGTGCCGTTGACGACAGTGCGGCGGGCGATGAGCCAGCGACGTTGCCTGACAGTTTGCCAAAAAAATTATGGCGTACCTCGACGTATTTAACCCACCCTGTGTTTAACCGTTATCATTCCGAAACGTCCATGATGCGGTATTTGCGACAGCTTTGTGACAAAGATTTAGCACTGGATCGGACGATGATTCCATTGGGTTCTTGTACGATGAAACTCAATGCGGCTTCCGAATTAATACCAGTCTCATGGCCGCAATTCAATCGTATTCATCCCTTTTCACCGTCTTCACAATACCAAGGCTATATCGAATTGTTTAAAGATTTAGAGGCCATGCTATGCGAATGTACTGGTTATGAGGCGATATCATTGCAGCCAAATTCTGGCGCTCAGGGTGAATATGCGGGTTTATTGGCGATAAATGCTTACCACCAAAGCCGTGACGAATCCCACCGTAAGGTTTGTTTAATCCCAGAGTCTGCGCATGGGACGAATGCAGCTTCTGCCGCTATGGTCGATATGAAGGTCGTGGTCGTTAAAACCGATGAACAAGGCAATGTCGATGTCAATGATTTACGTGAAAAGGCCGAAAAATATGCAACCGAACTCGCGGCAACCATGGTCACTTATCCATCGACACATGGGGTGTATGAAAAAGCGATTCGCGAAATCTGTGACATTACACACCAGTATGGCGGTCAGGTTTATTTAGACGGTGCAAATTTGCAGGCGCAAGTCGGGCTTGCAGCACCTGGGCATTATGGGGCGGATGTGTCGCATTTAAATCTACATAAAACCTTCGCCATTCCGCATGGTGGCGGTGGTCCAGGGGTAGGGCCTATTGGCGTGCGTAAGCATTTGGCCCCGTTTTTGCCAAACCACGTGTTGACAGATTTGTCACACCAAGGCGCAGCGGTGAGTGCCGCACCGTGGGGTAGCGCTTCAATCCTGCCTATATCGTGGATGTATATCACGATGTTAGGGGGGCAAGGGTTAACCTTAGCCTCGATTGTTTCGATGCTAAATGCGAACTACATTGCGCAACGATTACGCGAGGTTGGTTATCAGGTCTTATACGCCGATGAAAACAATTTGGTGGCGCACGAGTGTATTATTGATGTCAGACCATTCAAAGAATCGGCTTCGGTTTCAGTAGACGATATTGCTAAGCGGTTGATGGATTTTGGCTTTCATGCGCCGACTATGTCATTTCCTGTGCCTGGTACGTTGATGATTGAGCCAACCGAGTCTGAGAGTAAAGCCGAACTGGATCGGTTTTGTGACGCCATGGCACAAATTTACCAAGAAATTCAGGCAGTCGAATCGGGCAAGTACCCTGCTGACAATAATCCACTAGTCAATGCGCCGCATACGATTAGTGATTTGGTGGGGGATTGGAATCGTCCTTACTCAAGGGCGGTTGCCATTTACCCAGTCGAGACTTTGCGCTACAATAAATACTTTACCCCAGTGAATCGAGTAGATAACGTCTATGGCGATAGACACTTGGTCTGCACTTGCCCACCGATGAGTGCTTGGCAAGACGACGATATTTAG
- a CDS encoding glycine cleavage system protein R, translating into MQQQIVFTLSAQDTPGIVTTISTVVSEHGGNWLDSRMSQLAGEFVGIVHVGVDLDKKSSLETALLALSDKGITVEIRQSAAQTNTKHAGLRLHQIQLIGQDRPGIVTELSRLFSSRQINIFELDTQISDASMAGGVLFNADAVVGVDKSIDLDELLDYLHELADALSLDIEWTAHI; encoded by the coding sequence ATGCAACAACAGATTGTATTTACCCTAAGCGCCCAAGATACCCCTGGCATTGTGACGACTATTTCAACGGTGGTAAGCGAGCATGGCGGGAATTGGCTAGATAGTCGGATGTCACAGTTGGCAGGCGAGTTTGTGGGGATAGTCCATGTTGGCGTCGATTTGGATAAAAAATCCAGCTTAGAAACGGCTTTATTGGCATTATCCGACAAAGGCATTACGGTAGAAATTCGTCAATCAGCTGCACAAACGAACACCAAGCATGCAGGGCTCAGATTGCACCAAATTCAACTGATTGGTCAAGATCGCCCAGGTATTGTGACGGAACTATCTCGACTATTCTCAAGCCGTCAGATTAATATTTTTGAACTAGATACGCAAATTAGTGATGCATCGATGGCAGGTGGTGTGTTGTTTAATGCTGATGCGGTTGTTGGGGTAGATAAATCAATCGATTTAGACGAGTTATTAGATTATTTGCATGAATTGGCGGATGCGTTGTCGCTTGATATCGAATGGACGGCGCATATTTAG
- the lipA gene encoding lipoyl synthase, protein MTDKTSQQETPSAEMSHVNKKLANIPVATATLNKPALTRDGKVRPQPLQAGIKLLGKDKIARAPANITPTTNETRIQKPNWIRAKFPGGKAVRELKETLRKNNLHSVCEEANCPNLGECFGKGVASFMIMGAICTRRCTFCAVAHGRPNLLDPNEPENLARTIAEMKLRHVVITSVDRDDLLDGGAQHFVDCIRKVREYAPNTTVETLTPDFRGREQKALDILLTEPPDIFNHNLETTERLYRDARPGSDYQVSLDLLKNFKKACPSVPTKSGLMVGLGETDDEVYAVMRDMRAHDVDMLTIGQYLQPSNYHLPVKRYVTPAQFERYEATAIELGFTHVAAGPLVRSSYFADEHAQEIL, encoded by the coding sequence ATGACAGATAAAACATCACAACAGGAAACCCCATCCGCTGAGATGAGCCACGTTAATAAAAAGCTGGCGAATATTCCAGTTGCAACGGCAACGCTGAATAAGCCAGCACTAACCCGTGATGGTAAAGTGCGTCCGCAACCACTGCAGGCGGGTATTAAGCTATTGGGCAAAGACAAAATCGCCAGAGCGCCTGCCAATATCACACCAACAACCAATGAAACACGCATCCAAAAACCCAATTGGATCCGTGCTAAATTCCCAGGGGGAAAAGCCGTTCGCGAACTCAAAGAAACCCTGCGTAAAAATAATTTGCATTCGGTCTGCGAAGAGGCTAATTGCCCCAATTTAGGGGAGTGTTTTGGCAAAGGCGTGGCGAGTTTTATGATTATGGGGGCTATTTGTACCCGACGGTGTACGTTTTGTGCGGTTGCGCATGGACGTCCGAATTTACTAGACCCAAATGAACCCGAAAATTTGGCACGTACCATCGCTGAAATGAAGCTGCGTCATGTTGTTATCACATCGGTCGATCGTGATGATTTATTGGATGGCGGTGCACAGCATTTTGTCGATTGTATTCGCAAAGTCCGTGAATACGCACCGAATACAACAGTTGAAACGTTAACCCCCGATTTTCGCGGACGTGAACAAAAAGCGTTAGACATTTTATTAACAGAACCGCCAGATATTTTCAATCACAACCTAGAGACGACAGAACGGCTTTATCGTGATGCAAGACCGGGTTCGGATTATCAAGTCTCTTTGGATTTATTGAAAAATTTCAAAAAAGCCTGTCCATCCGTGCCAACAAAATCAGGATTGATGGTTGGATTGGGTGAGACCGATGACGAAGTGTATGCTGTGATGCGTGATATGCGTGCGCATGACGTTGATATGCTGACGATTGGACAATATTTACAACCCAGCAATTATCATTTGCCGGTCAAACGCTATGTGACACCAGCACAATTTGAACGCTATGAAGCGACCGCTATTGAATTAGGATTCACCCACGTTGCTGCTGGTCCCTTGGTCCGTTCATCGTATTTTGCTGATGAGCATGCGCAGGAGATTTTATAA
- the katG gene encoding catalase/peroxidase HPI: protein MNQSSTGKCPFHQGANTETNHSVMDWWPKALNVDILHQHDKKPNPMDEDFDYREAFKQLDLAALKSDLKQFMTDSQDWWPADWGHYGGLMIRMAWHAAGTYRIADGRGGAGTGNQRFAPLNSWPDNANLDKARRLLWPIKKKYGNQISWADLFILAGNMAYESMGFETFGFAGGREDIWHPEKDINWGAETEWLAPTKTRYKAVDDRESLDNPLAAVQMGLIYVNPEGVDGNPDPLRTAQDVRMTFERMAMNDEETVALTAGGHTVGKAHGNGDASLLGESPEGAEVHEQGLGWMNPKGSGNAGDTVTSGIEGAWTTTPDRWNHSYFHLLLDYDWELKKSPAGAWQWEPIDIKEEDKPVDAHDPSVRRNPIMTDADMAMKMDPEYRKISERFYQDSAYFKATFARAWFKLTHRDLGPKSRYLGADVPKEDLIWQDPVPAVDYTLSESEITDLKQTLLNSGLAEVDLINTAWDSARTFRNSDYRGGANGARIRLAPQKDWIANEPTRLQSVLDTLTNIQSQLSKKVSLADLIVLGGTAAVEKAAARAGVSINVPFMPGRGDATPEMTDVESFAVLEPLHDGYRNWLKADYAVDPESLLLDKTQLLGLSAPEMTVLIGGMRVLGTNYGGSQHGVFTDRVGTLSTDFFVNLTDMRYHWQPVADNLYHLIDRQSGDVKWTATRVDLVFGSNSILRAYAECYAQDDNKEKFVRDFANAWTKVMNADHFDLR from the coding sequence ATGAATCAATCAAGTACGGGTAAATGTCCATTTCATCAGGGCGCAAATACTGAAACCAATCACTCTGTCATGGACTGGTGGCCCAAGGCGCTCAATGTGGATATTTTGCATCAGCACGACAAAAAACCTAACCCAATGGATGAAGATTTTGATTATCGTGAAGCCTTTAAACAATTGGATTTGGCAGCGCTGAAATCCGATCTCAAGCAATTTATGACAGACAGTCAAGACTGGTGGCCTGCGGATTGGGGGCATTATGGTGGTTTAATGATTCGTATGGCGTGGCACGCAGCAGGCACTTATCGTATTGCCGATGGCAGAGGCGGCGCAGGTACTGGAAATCAACGTTTTGCGCCATTAAATAGCTGGCCAGATAATGCCAACTTAGATAAAGCAAGACGATTATTGTGGCCGATTAAGAAAAAATACGGCAATCAAATTTCCTGGGCAGATTTGTTTATTTTGGCAGGAAATATGGCATATGAGTCAATGGGCTTTGAGACATTTGGTTTTGCGGGTGGTCGTGAAGACATTTGGCATCCTGAAAAAGACATCAATTGGGGCGCAGAAACGGAGTGGCTAGCACCGACAAAAACGCGCTACAAAGCCGTTGACGACAGAGAGTCTCTGGATAATCCATTGGCGGCGGTGCAAATGGGGTTAATTTATGTTAACCCTGAAGGGGTTGACGGTAATCCTGATCCGCTACGCACGGCACAGGATGTTCGCATGACCTTTGAGCGGATGGCGATGAACGATGAAGAAACGGTGGCACTCACGGCAGGCGGTCATACGGTTGGTAAAGCGCATGGCAACGGTGATGCCAGCTTGCTTGGCGAAAGCCCCGAAGGCGCTGAAGTTCACGAACAAGGGTTGGGTTGGATGAACCCTAAAGGCAGCGGTAATGCAGGCGATACGGTGACGAGCGGTATAGAAGGCGCATGGACAACGACCCCCGACCGATGGAATCACAGTTACTTTCATTTGCTGCTTGATTACGATTGGGAATTGAAAAAAAGCCCAGCAGGTGCATGGCAATGGGAGCCAATTGACATCAAAGAAGAAGACAAACCCGTTGATGCGCATGACCCCAGTGTACGCAGAAACCCGATTATGACCGATGCCGACATGGCGATGAAAATGGACCCTGAGTACCGTAAAATTTCAGAACGCTTCTATCAAGACTCAGCGTATTTTAAAGCCACATTTGCGCGTGCTTGGTTTAAGTTAACGCACCGTGATTTGGGGCCGAAAAGCCGTTATTTGGGCGCGGATGTACCCAAAGAAGACCTAATCTGGCAAGACCCTGTACCTGCGGTTGATTATACGCTATCAGAGAGTGAAATTACTGATTTAAAGCAAACGCTGTTAAATTCAGGGCTGGCCGAAGTTGACTTGATTAATACCGCCTGGGATAGTGCCAGAACCTTTAGAAACTCAGACTATCGTGGTGGTGCAAATGGCGCACGCATTCGCTTGGCACCACAAAAAGATTGGATTGCTAACGAACCCACACGTCTGCAATCTGTACTCGACACGTTGACGAATATTCAATCACAATTGAGCAAAAAGGTCAGTCTTGCGGATTTGATTGTGTTAGGCGGGACGGCAGCGGTAGAAAAAGCCGCAGCGCGGGCAGGCGTTTCAATCAATGTGCCGTTTATGCCAGGGCGTGGTGATGCAACACCTGAAATGACCGATGTCGAATCGTTTGCCGTGTTAGAGCCGTTACACGACGGCTATCGCAATTGGCTAAAAGCCGACTATGCCGTCGATCCTGAGTCCTTATTGTTGGATAAAACCCAATTATTGGGGTTGAGCGCTCCTGAAATGACGGTATTAATCGGTGGGATGCGGGTGTTGGGGACCAATTACGGCGGTAGCCAACATGGTGTATTTACAGACCGAGTTGGAACGTTGAGTACAGATTTCTTTGTTAATCTAACGGATATGCGCTATCACTGGCAACCTGTGGCGGATAATTTGTACCATTTGATTGACAGACAAAGTGGCGATGTTAAATGGACCGCGACGCGTGTTGATTTGGTCTTTGGTTCTAACTCGATACTGCGTGCTTATGCCGAGTGTTATGCCCAAGATGATAATAAGGAAAAATTTGTGCGCGATTTTGCTAACGCGTGGACTAAAGTGATGAATGCGGATCACTTTGATTTGCGATAA